Proteins co-encoded in one Salvia splendens isolate huo1 chromosome 4, SspV2, whole genome shotgun sequence genomic window:
- the LOC121799438 gene encoding uncharacterized protein LOC121799438, with protein sequence MPIKTESATPPPRIGKIGPYTVFVTPPSTPNDGPRRESPAPVQFQPPAPVQASSPPAVMAPPAQFYKEKPSSFAFFWDAVARVQNAHASLDEHVAHWFGLNQSKYQWALDDYYESNGKNQNEAKPQVKPSKIQNV encoded by the exons ATGCCAATCAAGACTGAATCCGCTACTCCACCGCCGAGGATCGGAAAGATCGGGCCTTACACGGTGTTCGTGACGCCTCCCTCCACGCCGAATGACGGACCCAGGCGCGAATCTCCAGCTCCGGTTCAGTTCCAACCCCCGGCGCCGGTTCAGGCTTCCTCGCCGCCGGCGGTGATGGCCCCGCCTGCCCAATTCTACAAAGAAAAGCCTTCTTCTTTTGCTTTCTTCTGGGACGCTGTAGCCAGGGTTCAAAATG CGCATGCGAGTTTGGATGAGCATGTGGCACACTGGTTTGGCTTGAATCAGTCAAAATAtcagtgggcattggatgatTACTATGAAAGCAATGGAAAG AATCAGAACGAAGCAAAACCACAGGTTAAACCGAGCAAAATTCAGAATGTGTGA
- the LOC121799439 gene encoding transmembrane protein 230-like, translating to MAYVDHAFSISDEDIMMGTSYSVNNKPPIKEIALSLSLLVFGVLGIVLGAVMAVNKVGGDRAHGTFFAILGGILFLPGFYYTRIAYYAYKGYKGFSFANIPAV from the exons ATGGCATATGTGGACCACGCATTCTCGATTTCCGACGAGGACATAATGATGGGAACCTCATACAGTGTGAACAACAAGCCCCCAATCAAGGAGATcgccctctccctctccctcctcgTCTTCGGCGTGCTTGGAATCGTCCTCGGCGCCGTAATGGCCGTCAATAAAGTCGGTGGAGACCGCGCTCACG GGACATTTTTTGCCATACTGGGTGGAATTTTATTCCTTCCTGGATTCTACTATACACGGATCGCTTACTATGCATACAAAGGTTACAAAGGTTTCTCCTTTGCCAACATACCTGCGGTCTAG